The Glycine soja cultivar W05 chromosome 8, ASM419377v2, whole genome shotgun sequence genome has a window encoding:
- the LOC114424150 gene encoding PRA1 family protein B4-like, translating to MVPHIISLSKIKNYKIPLHSLFKTIISSTAPPVLPISNPQTTARTTGAGGDAIEALENNLAFRAFINNLSTSIRHDLDQHHPWLELADHCAFSKPESFSEATFHVRKNFSYFCVNYYVVVSLILTVSLLTNPFSLILLVGLLASWTFLYLFRPSDQPLVILDRTFSDFETLALLSFGRSPL from the exons ATGG TTCCTCATATTatatctctctctaaaatcaaaaattacaaaatcccCCTCCATTCTCTCTTTAAAACCATCATCTCCTCCACCGCGCCTCCCGTCCTCCCCATCTCCAACCCCCAAACCACCGCGAGAACCACCGGTGCAGGTGGCGACGCCATTGAGGCTCTGGAGAACAACTTGGCCTTCCGTGCCTTCATCAACAACCTCTCCACCTCCATCCGCCATGACCTTGACCAGCACCACCCCTGGTTGGAGCTCGCGGACCATTGTGCGTTCTCGAAACCCGAGTCCTTCTCCGAAGCCACTTTCCATGTCCGCAAAAACTTCTCCTACTTCTGCGTCAACTACTACGTTGTCGTTTCACTCATCCTTACAGTTTCTCTCCTCACTAATCCTTTCTCTCTCATCCTCCTCGTTGGCCTCCTCGCCTCTTGGACCTTCCTCTACCTCTTTCGTCCCTCGGATCAACCTCTCGTCATTCTCGATCGAACATTCTCTGACTTCGAAACCCTAGCCCTCCTCTCTTTT